One window of the Devosia sp. 2618 genome contains the following:
- a CDS encoding AAA family ATPase, with protein sequence MSFLSSEPAVVEEAAADIVGGARLIPRITIQAFCEHSQTAQLVESAIHDRRMSKVALTTHNGGIEGAVETYKSNPTPNLIIVETSLPTSEIASALERLAEVCDASTRVVVLGHVNDVLLYRELIRSGISEYIVLPATAQQIVSAITDLFASENSAPIGRTVGFVSAKGGAGSSTVAHNVAWAIATTLRQDSLILDMDLAFGTAGLNFNQDPPHGLIDALSVNQKVDQTMLDRLMSKAANHINLLAAPVTLDRTYDFNEREFEQILEMCQNTMPFVALDIPHAWNAWIRQTLATVDEVVIVAEPDLANLRNAKNIADTVRALRPAEKAPSLVLNKVGMPRRPEINTGEFASSIECQLLGQIPFDAALFGTAANNGQMIAEVAASNKINEVYRNIGMHVTGRQAASNSSKTASLMKLPAFLKKRA encoded by the coding sequence ATGAGTTTCCTGTCATCCGAACCCGCAGTGGTTGAAGAAGCCGCAGCCGACATCGTCGGCGGTGCGCGCCTCATTCCGCGCATCACCATTCAGGCGTTCTGCGAGCATTCCCAGACCGCCCAACTGGTCGAAAGCGCGATCCATGATCGCCGCATGTCCAAGGTGGCGCTGACCACTCACAATGGCGGCATCGAGGGTGCGGTGGAGACCTACAAGTCCAACCCGACGCCCAACCTGATCATTGTCGAAACCTCGCTGCCAACCAGCGAGATCGCGTCCGCGCTCGAGCGTCTCGCTGAAGTCTGCGATGCCTCGACCCGCGTCGTCGTGCTCGGCCACGTCAATGACGTGCTGCTCTATCGCGAACTGATCCGCTCCGGCATTTCAGAATACATCGTGCTGCCGGCAACGGCCCAGCAGATCGTCAGTGCCATCACCGACCTATTTGCTTCGGAAAATTCCGCCCCGATCGGGCGCACGGTCGGCTTTGTCTCCGCCAAGGGCGGCGCCGGCAGCTCGACTGTCGCGCACAACGTGGCCTGGGCCATCGCGACCACGCTCCGTCAGGATAGCCTGATCCTTGATATGGATCTGGCCTTCGGTACTGCGGGCCTCAACTTCAATCAGGACCCGCCACACGGCCTGATCGATGCACTTTCGGTCAACCAGAAGGTCGACCAGACCATGCTGGACCGCCTGATGAGCAAGGCGGCCAACCACATCAACCTGCTGGCCGCCCCGGTGACGCTGGATCGTACCTACGATTTCAACGAGCGCGAGTTCGAGCAGATCCTTGAGATGTGCCAGAACACCATGCCCTTTGTGGCGCTCGATATTCCGCACGCCTGGAACGCCTGGATTCGCCAGACGCTGGCGACTGTCGATGAGGTCGTGATCGTCGCCGAGCCTGATCTGGCCAACCTGCGCAATGCCAAAAACATTGCCGACACCGTGCGCGCGCTGCGTCCGGCCGAAAAGGCGCCATCGCTGGTGCTCAACAAGGTCGGCATGCCACGCCGCCCCGAAATCAACACCGGCGAATTTGCCTCTTCGATCGAATGCCAGCTGCTCGGCCAGATCCCCTTCGATGCGGCTCTTTTCGGCACCGCTGCCAACAACGGGCAGATGATCGCCGAGGTCGCGGCGAGCAACAAGATCAACGAAGTTTATCGCAATATCGGCATGCATGTGACCGGGCGACAGGCCGCAAGCAATAGCAGCAAGACAGCCAGCCTGATGAAACTGCCCGCCTTCCTCAAGAAGCGGGCCTGA
- a CDS encoding type II and III secretion system protein family protein, translating to MIAQLSTFRRHAAATLAVTVLATLFALPSLPAYAQETQVTISSASYGATRRVEIHLNKTVLVDLPAGAAEVIVSQPNVAAAIMRSRTRALVQGITGGDTNIFFLDDQGRTIAVLDVKVMEEPSQVGNALELALARVIPGSNIRVESVTLGGNTNRVVLTGTVLSGEDSARATAVAVQFAGDERNVANIIDVKGSQQVMLQVTVSEVKRDVAKQLGINLSGTLSVGNANFGFNNVATGAGFTTNDATGKFGIGNLQIDAAIRALETRGGLRVLAQPTLTAISGQPAKFLAGGELPYYTFDSNNPNNRTVEFKPYGVELSFTPVVKSNGTIAITIDTSVSDPQSDGSLTRRQANTSVELAAGTTLAIGGLLQETSRQQINQMPGLGNIPILGALFRSRDFQTQQTELVILVTPYLVNPSPVNSIEVPTDRSAVASDAEGIFLGRLENIYGVGSTGAMRGGFSGSVGFVLD from the coding sequence ATGATCGCACAACTCAGCACTTTCCGCCGCCACGCCGCTGCGACACTGGCCGTCACCGTTCTGGCGACCCTTTTTGCGCTGCCCAGCCTGCCCGCATACGCCCAGGAAACGCAGGTGACGATTTCGTCAGCCTCCTATGGTGCGACCCGTCGGGTTGAAATCCATCTCAACAAGACCGTGCTGGTCGACCTGCCTGCAGGCGCAGCCGAAGTCATCGTGTCCCAGCCCAACGTCGCGGCAGCCATCATGCGCAGCCGCACCCGGGCGCTGGTTCAAGGCATTACCGGTGGCGACACCAATATCTTCTTCCTCGACGATCAGGGCCGCACTATTGCCGTGCTCGACGTCAAGGTGATGGAGGAGCCCTCCCAGGTCGGCAACGCTCTTGAACTCGCCCTGGCGCGCGTTATTCCCGGTTCCAATATCCGCGTTGAATCGGTCACGCTGGGTGGCAATACCAATCGCGTCGTGCTGACCGGTACTGTCTTGTCCGGCGAAGATAGCGCCCGTGCCACGGCCGTAGCCGTTCAATTCGCCGGCGATGAGAGAAACGTCGCAAATATCATCGACGTCAAGGGTTCTCAGCAGGTCATGCTGCAGGTCACCGTGTCGGAAGTGAAGCGCGATGTGGCCAAGCAGCTCGGCATCAATCTGTCGGGTACGCTCAGCGTCGGCAACGCCAACTTTGGCTTCAACAACGTCGCCACGGGCGCCGGCTTCACCACCAATGACGCTACCGGCAAGTTCGGTATTGGCAATCTGCAGATCGACGCGGCCATCCGGGCGCTCGAAACGCGCGGTGGCCTGCGTGTTCTGGCGCAGCCTACGCTCACCGCCATTTCTGGCCAGCCAGCCAAGTTCCTGGCTGGTGGCGAGCTGCCCTACTATACGTTCGATTCGAACAACCCCAACAACCGCACGGTGGAGTTCAAGCCATACGGCGTCGAGCTGAGCTTTACCCCAGTGGTCAAGTCCAACGGCACGATCGCCATCACGATCGACACATCTGTGTCTGATCCGCAGTCGGATGGCTCGCTGACCCGCCGCCAGGCCAATACCTCGGTCGAGCTGGCAGCTGGAACCACCCTGGCCATCGGCGGCCTGCTGCAGGAAACGTCCCGTCAGCAGATCAACCAGATGCCGGGCCTGGGCAATATCCCGATCCTTGGTGCTCTGTTCCGCTCGCGCGATTTCCAGACCCAGCAGACCGAACTGGTGATCCTGGTCACGCCATATCTGGTCAATCCAAGCCCGGTCAATTCGATCGAAGTGCCGACGGATCGGTCGGCCGTGGCCAGCGATGCCGAAGGGATTTTCCTCGGACGTCTCGAAAATATCTACGGCGTTGGCAGCACCGGCGCGATGCGTGGCGGTTTTAGCGGTTCGGTTGGTTTCGTCCTAGATTGA
- the cpaB gene encoding Flp pilus assembly protein CpaB, with protein MKPARLILLLVALVAGGLAAFLVTRGGGDAPAVAQTEYVRETSTKILVAKTPIGMGERLGPSNVEWQDWPEGAIRSEYVTISALPDAPEQLKGSVARFEFFPGEPIREAKLVRSDQGYLSAVLSQGMRGVSVGVTAVSSAGGFVVPNDHVDVVLTTQSTAGQHSEVILANVRVLAIGTRLGEMGASGGQEDPNSPGPTPVTFDNSTIATLELNPSQADKLINASTLGQLSLTLRSVVDFNETITAQTPNANQTVRLIRFGRDESIMAGSNSALGIPVVNAAATPEPYADTHQTNNVYQGLATVDPQVVPE; from the coding sequence ATGAAACCGGCGCGTTTGATACTGTTGCTTGTGGCGCTGGTCGCTGGTGGCCTTGCGGCCTTTCTGGTTACGCGTGGCGGCGGTGATGCTCCGGCAGTGGCCCAGACCGAATATGTCCGGGAAACCAGCACAAAGATTCTCGTCGCTAAGACACCAATCGGCATGGGTGAGCGGCTCGGGCCGTCAAACGTCGAGTGGCAGGATTGGCCAGAAGGCGCCATTCGCTCCGAATATGTGACCATTTCCGCGCTGCCCGATGCACCCGAGCAGCTCAAGGGCTCTGTTGCCCGCTTTGAATTCTTCCCCGGCGAGCCGATCCGCGAAGCCAAGCTCGTACGCTCCGATCAGGGTTATCTGTCCGCGGTCCTGTCGCAGGGCATGCGCGGCGTCTCTGTTGGCGTCACCGCCGTATCGAGCGCCGGCGGTTTTGTGGTGCCCAACGATCACGTCGACGTCGTGCTGACCACCCAGTCGACGGCCGGTCAGCATTCCGAAGTCATTCTCGCCAATGTCCGCGTTCTCGCCATTGGCACGCGTCTGGGTGAAATGGGCGCAAGCGGCGGTCAGGAAGATCCAAACTCGCCAGGGCCGACCCCGGTGACCTTCGACAACTCGACCATTGCAACGCTTGAGCTCAACCCATCCCAGGCTGACAAGCTGATCAATGCATCGACGCTCGGCCAGCTCAGCCTGACGCTGCGCTCGGTCGTCGATTTCAACGAAACGATTACGGCGCAGACCCCCAACGCAAATCAGACGGTCCGTCTGATCCGTTTCGGCCGCGACGAGTCGATCATGGCTGGCTCCAATTCCGCTCTGGGAATCCCGGTCGTGAACGCGGCCGCAACCCCCGAGCCCTACGCCGACACCCATCAGACAAACAATGTGTACCAGGGTCTGGCAACTGTCGATCCCCAGGTGGTGCCCGAGTAG
- a CDS encoding prepilin peptidase, producing MSTIALFLFPLGMAFAASSDLLTMRISNKLVLLLVVAFCIVAMAINLPLQQFAMHIVCALTVLAVGFVFFALRWVGGGDAKLAAATALWLGFGLTLPYLVYAALLGGLLTLIILALRRLPMTPMLMRYVWLERLYNPKSGVPYGIALAIAGMMTYASSPIFERLAA from the coding sequence ATGTCCACTATTGCGCTGTTCCTCTTTCCCCTTGGCATGGCCTTTGCGGCGTCGTCCGATCTTTTGACGATGCGGATTTCCAACAAACTCGTTCTGCTTCTCGTCGTTGCGTTCTGCATCGTGGCGATGGCGATCAACCTGCCACTGCAGCAATTTGCCATGCACATCGTGTGTGCCTTGACTGTATTGGCCGTCGGCTTCGTGTTCTTCGCCCTGCGCTGGGTGGGTGGTGGCGACGCCAAGCTCGCCGCGGCAACTGCGCTCTGGCTCGGTTTTGGCCTCACCCTGCCTTATCTGGTATATGCCGCTCTGCTCGGCGGTCTGCTGACGCTGATCATCCTGGCTCTGCGCCGCCTGCCCATGACGCCGATGCTGATGCGCTATGTGTGGCTCGAGCGCCTCTACAACCCCAAGTCGGGCGTACCCTACGGTATCGCCTTGGCCATCGCCGGCATGATGACCTATGCCAGCTCGCCAATATTCGAGCGGCTCGCTGCCTGA
- a CDS encoding Flp family type IVb pilin has protein sequence MNIFARFAKDESGATAIEYGLIAALISVGIIAAATTLGGNLGNLFNYLGTTLKAKTPTT, from the coding sequence ATGAACATCTTCGCACGTTTCGCCAAGGACGAGTCCGGCGCAACCGCAATTGAATACGGCCTTATCGCCGCTCTGATCTCTGTCGGCATCATTGCCGCTGCAACCACTCTCGGTGGCAACCTTGGTAACCTCTTCAACTACCTCGGCACCACCCTCAAGGCAAAGACGCCAACCACCTAA
- a CDS encoding pilus assembly protein N-terminal domain-containing protein translates to MRPMLTAAFAFSLMLASSLAPATVFAADGAINVNVNMARILRINAAAATVIIGNPGIADVTIQDPQTLVLTGKSFGQTNLIVLDNNGNPIADTMIEVVQMQAGTVTVFQGQARTSLSCAPTCQAVVMMGDDTDFSAKAVASSQIIQQLGN, encoded by the coding sequence ATGCGTCCCATGCTCACCGCCGCCTTCGCCTTCAGCCTCATGCTGGCATCGAGCCTGGCGCCAGCTACGGTCTTTGCGGCGGATGGCGCGATCAACGTCAACGTCAACATGGCGCGCATCCTGCGCATCAATGCGGCGGCGGCAACGGTGATCATCGGCAATCCCGGCATTGCCGACGTAACCATTCAGGACCCACAGACGCTGGTGCTGACTGGCAAGAGCTTTGGCCAGACTAATCTCATCGTGCTTGACAATAACGGCAACCCGATCGCCGATACCATGATCGAAGTGGTTCAGATGCAGGCGGGCACCGTGACGGTATTCCAGGGACAGGCGCGGACCAGCTTGTCCTGCGCGCCAACCTGCCAGGCCGTGGTGATGATGGGCGACGACACCGATTTCTCTGCCAAGGCCGTGGCATCGTCCCAGATCATTCAGCAGCTCGGCAACTAA
- a CDS encoding TadE/TadG family type IV pilus assembly protein has protein sequence MAGKIASLIGRAVLPRRRSFVRDERGVTAIEFGILALPFFSILGAIFETSMVFLSGQILESAVQDASRAIRTGQAQAASMNLNDFRSQVCNRLYGLFSDCSGLHVEVQVLGKFNAASISPPVDWTCKTNCGWSRPDSFTPGLTSSIMLVQVYYKWPTVMPTIGMSLADLPEGKRLLGAAAVFKNEPF, from the coding sequence ATGGCTGGAAAGATTGCATCACTAATCGGACGCGCCGTGCTGCCTCGGCGGCGCAGCTTCGTACGCGATGAACGTGGCGTCACCGCTATCGAGTTTGGCATTCTGGCGCTGCCATTCTTTTCCATTCTCGGCGCGATTTTTGAAACCTCGATGGTTTTTCTGTCGGGTCAGATTCTCGAAAGCGCAGTGCAGGACGCCAGCCGGGCTATCCGCACCGGACAGGCTCAGGCCGCCAGCATGAACTTGAACGACTTCCGCAGCCAGGTCTGCAATAGACTTTACGGACTGTTTTCAGACTGCAGCGGACTGCATGTCGAAGTGCAGGTTCTTGGCAAATTCAATGCCGCATCGATCAGCCCACCGGTCGACTGGACGTGCAAAACCAATTGCGGCTGGAGCAGGCCAGACAGCTTCACCCCCGGCCTGACCTCAAGCATCATGCTGGTTCAGGTCTACTACAAATGGCCGACCGTCATGCCCACGATCGGCATGAGCCTCGCTGACCTGCCAGAGGGCAAGCGCCTTCTAGGCGCGGCTGCCGTGTTCAAGAACGAGCCCTTCTGA
- a CDS encoding TadE/TadG family type IV pilus assembly protein: MKVLWRTFIERVRQFTFVQEGVAAVEFALILPVMLFVYIGSVEASALITMDRRMQTIAGTVGDLVARSETSIDTATLQDYFLASGGIMTPYPSTDLKQIVTQVLVKTNGTAEVVWSREYSGGKMTTPSAYPKGIAYTLPKEMVEIARGQYVIVSQASYNYLPLYGIVFEKKIQLARENYFIPRFRRVIDIK, encoded by the coding sequence ATGAAAGTGTTGTGGCGGACATTTATTGAACGCGTGCGTCAGTTCACCTTCGTTCAGGAGGGGGTGGCAGCGGTAGAATTTGCGCTGATCCTGCCAGTCATGCTGTTTGTCTACATTGGCTCTGTAGAAGCGAGCGCGCTGATCACCATGGATCGGCGGATGCAGACCATTGCCGGTACAGTGGGCGATCTGGTGGCGCGCTCGGAAACCAGTATCGATACTGCTACGCTGCAGGACTATTTCCTGGCGTCCGGTGGGATCATGACCCCCTACCCCTCCACCGACCTCAAGCAGATCGTGACGCAGGTGCTGGTCAAGACCAACGGCACTGCAGAAGTGGTCTGGTCACGCGAATATTCCGGGGGCAAAATGACCACTCCTTCGGCCTATCCGAAGGGCATCGCGTACACACTTCCCAAGGAAATGGTGGAGATTGCGCGCGGCCAGTACGTTATCGTCTCGCAGGCGAGCTACAACTATCTGCCGCTTTATGGCATCGTCTTTGAAAAGAAGATCCAGCTGGCGCGCGAGAACTACTTCATCCCCCGTTTCCGGCGCGTCATCGATATCAAATAG
- a CDS encoding HAD family phosphatase: MSDTLVPVFDLGGVFVDWNPMYLFRKLFETEEDALWFHQNICTLDWNLEFDAGEIYSEGVAKLITRFPKYWREIQAFDSRWKETLGGFIQGTIDIHDELIEQEVPTFAITNFSWEKWVSCLGEWPFLEKFDGVVVSGLEGLVKPDPRLYRVFCERYGMSPESCVFIDDNEANIVAARKFGMHAIHFTDPASLRKELIALGLPLQAR; encoded by the coding sequence ATGAGCGATACACTTGTTCCCGTATTCGACCTTGGCGGCGTTTTCGTCGACTGGAACCCGATGTATCTGTTCCGCAAGCTCTTCGAGACCGAAGAAGATGCGCTGTGGTTTCACCAGAATATCTGCACGCTGGACTGGAACCTCGAATTTGACGCCGGCGAGATCTATTCCGAGGGCGTGGCCAAGCTGATCACCCGCTTCCCCAAGTATTGGCGCGAAATTCAGGCGTTTGACTCGCGTTGGAAAGAAACGCTAGGCGGCTTCATTCAGGGCACGATCGACATCCATGACGAGTTGATCGAACAGGAAGTGCCAACCTTTGCCATCACCAACTTCTCCTGGGAGAAGTGGGTCAGCTGCCTCGGCGAATGGCCATTCCTTGAAAAGTTCGATGGCGTGGTTGTGTCTGGCCTTGAAGGCCTGGTGAAGCCTGATCCACGGCTTTATCGCGTGTTCTGCGAACGCTATGGCATGTCGCCTGAAAGCTGCGTCTTCATCGACGACAACGAGGCCAATATTGTTGCCGCCCGCAAGTTCGGCATGCACGCCATCCACTTCACCGACCCGGCCAGCCTGCGCAAGGAACTGATCGCGCTCGGCCTGCCGCTGCAGGCCCGCTAA
- a CDS encoding VOC family protein: protein MAKLVHSMIRVIDEERSVDYYRRAFGLEIVDRLAFADFTLVYLANDTGAFELELTINHGRTEPYNLGDGYGHLAVVVDDVEAEYARFSAEGLTVGKLVDFKNGDTPVAQFFFATDPDGYKIEVIQQGGRFR from the coding sequence ATGGCCAAGCTCGTCCACTCGATGATCCGCGTCATCGATGAAGAACGCTCCGTCGACTATTACCGCCGCGCCTTCGGTCTCGAAATCGTCGATCGGCTCGCCTTCGCCGATTTTACGTTGGTCTATCTGGCCAACGACACCGGCGCTTTCGAGCTGGAACTGACCATCAATCACGGCCGCACCGAGCCCTACAATCTGGGCGACGGCTATGGCCATCTGGCGGTGGTTGTCGATGACGTGGAAGCCGAATATGCCCGCTTTTCAGCTGAGGGCCTGACGGTCGGCAAGCTGGTCGATTTCAAGAACGGCGACACCCCGGTCGCCCAGTTCTTCTTCGCCACTGACCCCGATGGCTACAAGATCGAAGTCATCCAGCAAGGCGGTCGCTTCCGCTAA
- the upp gene encoding uracil phosphoribosyltransferase — protein sequence MSNVTVIDHPLIQHKLTIMRNKETSIAGFRRLLREIAHLMCYEVTRDLELEMIDIETPMAPMKSPAIKGKKLVFASILRAGNGLLDGMLDLVPAARVAHIGMYRDHETLEPVEYYFKAPSNLEDRLIIVVDPMLATANSATVAIDKLKQLGANNIRFLCLLAAPEGVKRFTDAHPDVPVYTAAIDSHLNEKGYIIPGLGDAGDRMYGTK from the coding sequence ATGAGCAATGTAACCGTCATCGATCACCCGCTGATCCAGCACAAACTCACCATCATGCGCAACAAGGAGACCTCAATCGCGGGTTTCCGTCGCCTGCTGCGCGAGATCGCGCATCTGATGTGCTATGAAGTGACCCGCGATCTCGAGCTCGAAATGATCGACATCGAGACGCCAATGGCGCCGATGAAGTCGCCTGCCATCAAGGGCAAGAAGCTGGTTTTCGCCTCCATCCTGCGTGCCGGCAATGGCCTGCTTGATGGCATGCTCGATCTGGTGCCCGCCGCCCGCGTCGCCCATATCGGCATGTATCGCGATCACGAAACACTTGAGCCGGTCGAATATTACTTCAAGGCGCCGTCAAACCTCGAAGATCGTCTGATCATCGTGGTCGACCCAATGCTGGCCACCGCCAACTCGGCGACCGTCGCCATCGACAAGCTCAAGCAACTCGGCGCCAACAATATCCGCTTCCTCTGCCTGCTGGCCGCACCGGAAGGCGTCAAGCGCTTCACCGACGCGCATCCTGACGTTCCGGTTTATACAGCGGCGATTGATAGCCACCTCAACGAGAAGGGCTACATCATCCCCGGCCTCGGCGACGCCGGCGACCGCATGTACGGCACGAAATAA
- a CDS encoding phosphopentomutase, protein MPRAILCILDSVGIGGAPDAEKYGDVGSNTFGHIAEWAATGKADREGLRAGALNVPNMDALGIGAAIQLSTGTLPPGLSATAKGGRFGVGREVSKGKDTPSGHWEIAGVPVPFDWGYFPQTEPTFPPDLIAEFVRRANLPGILGDKHASGTNIIAELGEESIRTGKPICYTSIDSVFQIAAHESHFGLERLYEICQIAFELTAPLIIGRVIARPFVGEDAASFKRTGNRRDFAISPPEPTLLDRNQAAGHQVYAIGKVSDIYAAHGVTHKIKGTGLPQLFDKTLDAMEMADDRAFVMTNFVDFDSEYGHRRDVPGYAAALEYFDSRLPEIISKMRHDDLLVLTADHGNDPTWPGNDHTREQVPILVFSPSLSQGEIGIRNTFADIGESIAAWLGLTPGRHGKSFL, encoded by the coding sequence ATGCCACGCGCCATTCTTTGCATTCTCGACAGCGTCGGCATTGGCGGCGCCCCTGACGCCGAAAAATACGGCGACGTGGGCTCCAACACCTTCGGCCACATCGCCGAATGGGCCGCCACCGGTAAAGCCGACCGCGAGGGTCTGCGCGCTGGTGCGCTCAACGTGCCCAATATGGATGCGCTGGGCATTGGCGCCGCCATCCAGCTCTCCACCGGCACGCTGCCGCCGGGCCTGTCCGCTACCGCCAAGGGCGGTCGCTTCGGCGTTGGCCGCGAAGTCTCCAAGGGCAAGGACACTCCGTCCGGCCATTGGGAAATTGCTGGCGTTCCAGTGCCGTTCGATTGGGGCTATTTCCCCCAGACCGAACCCACCTTCCCGCCCGACCTGATCGCCGAATTCGTCCGCCGCGCCAACCTGCCCGGCATTCTGGGCGACAAGCACGCCTCGGGCACCAATATCATCGCCGAACTGGGCGAAGAGAGCATCCGCACCGGCAAGCCGATCTGCTACACTTCCATCGATAGCGTGTTCCAGATCGCCGCCCACGAAAGCCATTTCGGCCTCGAACGGCTCTACGAGATCTGCCAGATCGCCTTCGAGCTCACCGCGCCACTGATCATCGGCCGCGTCATAGCCCGTCCCTTCGTCGGCGAAGATGCTGCCAGCTTCAAGCGTACCGGCAATCGTCGCGACTTCGCGATCTCGCCACCCGAACCGACCCTGCTCGACCGCAATCAGGCGGCCGGCCACCAGGTCTATGCCATCGGCAAGGTGTCCGACATTTACGCGGCCCACGGCGTCACCCACAAGATCAAGGGCACCGGCCTGCCGCAGCTGTTCGACAAGACGCTCGACGCCATGGAAATGGCCGACGACCGCGCCTTCGTCATGACCAATTTCGTCGACTTCGACAGCGAATATGGTCATCGCCGCGATGTGCCCGGCTATGCCGCCGCGCTCGAATACTTCGATTCCCGCCTGCCTGAGATCATTTCCAAGATGCGCCACGACGATCTATTGGTGCTGACCGCCGATCACGGCAACGATCCGACTTGGCCGGGCAACGATCACACGCGCGAACAGGTGCCGATCCTGGTCTTTTCCCCAAGCCTGTCGCAAGGCGAGATTGGCATTCGCAACACGTTCGCCGATATTGGCGAAAGCATTGCCGCCTGGCTTGGCCTCACGCCGGGCCGTCACGGCAAAAGTTTCCTCTAA
- the deoA gene encoding thymidine phosphorylase, which yields MVFLPQEVIAKKRDGQTLSADEISAFISGFAKGTVSNAQAAAFAMAVYFKDMTMPERVALTLAMRDSGEVLDWSDLDGPVADKHSTGGVGDNVSLMLAPILAAIGIYVPMISGRGLGHTGGTLDKFDAIPGYTTSPDNALFRKVVREAGCAIIGQTADLAPADKALYAIRDVTATVESIPLITASILSKKLAAGLGALVLDVKTGSGAFMPTLEKSKALAQSLVDVANGAGLKTMALITDMNQPLASAAGNGLEVRNAVDFLTGKHQDPRLREVTLALCAQAAAMTGLAADGASARKLVDDALDSGRATERFSRMVAALGGPTDFVDEMDSYLAPAPIIRDVYADGQGTIAAIDTRGVGMAVVALGGGRATPTDSIDHSVGFDRLLGLGATADSHTPIARIHARDHASAADAETRLKTAYRLGDKPPQSELIPAYISPTE from the coding sequence ATGGTCTTCCTCCCCCAAGAAGTCATCGCCAAAAAACGTGACGGCCAAACCCTCTCCGCCGACGAAATCTCAGCCTTCATCTCCGGCTTCGCCAAGGGCACAGTCTCCAACGCGCAGGCCGCCGCCTTCGCGATGGCGGTCTATTTCAAAGACATGACGATGCCCGAGCGCGTGGCACTCACCCTTGCCATGCGCGATAGCGGCGAAGTGCTCGATTGGTCTGATCTCGATGGCCCTGTCGCCGACAAGCACTCCACCGGGGGCGTTGGCGACAATGTCAGCCTGATGCTGGCGCCAATTCTTGCCGCCATCGGCATTTATGTGCCGATGATTTCCGGCCGTGGCCTCGGCCATACCGGCGGCACGCTCGACAAGTTCGACGCCATTCCCGGCTATACGACCAGCCCCGACAATGCCCTGTTCCGCAAGGTCGTGCGCGAAGCGGGCTGCGCCATCATTGGTCAGACCGCCGATCTCGCCCCCGCCGACAAGGCGCTCTACGCCATCCGCGACGTCACGGCGACGGTGGAATCGATCCCCCTGATCACCGCCTCCATTCTCTCCAAAAAGCTCGCCGCTGGCCTTGGCGCGCTGGTGCTTGATGTCAAAACCGGCTCCGGCGCCTTCATGCCGACGCTGGAGAAATCAAAGGCTTTGGCGCAAAGTCTGGTCGATGTCGCCAATGGTGCCGGCCTCAAAACCATGGCGCTGATTACCGACATGAACCAGCCGCTGGCCTCCGCCGCCGGCAATGGTCTCGAAGTCCGCAATGCCGTCGATTTCCTTACTGGCAAGCATCAGGACCCGCGCCTGCGCGAAGTGACCCTGGCTCTCTGCGCGCAAGCCGCCGCCATGACCGGCCTTGCCGCCGATGGCGCTTCCGCCCGCAAGCTGGTGGACGACGCTCTCGACAGCGGTCGCGCCACCGAACGCTTCAGCCGCATGGTCGCCGCCTTGGGTGGCCCCACCGATTTCGTTGACGAGATGGACAGCTATCTCGCCCCTGCGCCCATCATTCGCGATGTGTATGCAGACGGGCAGGGCACCATTGCCGCCATCGACACCAGGGGCGTCGGAATGGCCGTGGTCGCCCTCGGCGGCGGTCGTGCCACGCCCACCGACAGCATCGATCACAGTGTCGGATTTGACCGCCTGCTGGGTCTCGGCGCCACCGCAGACAGCCACACACCCATCGCCCGCATCCACGCCCGCGACCATGCGTCCGCCGCGGATGCCGAAACCCGCCTCAAAACCGCCTACCGCCTTGGTGACAAGCCCCCTCAATCTGAGCTAATCCCGGCATATATCTCGCCAACGGAGTAA